A window from Mya arenaria isolate MELC-2E11 chromosome 9, ASM2691426v1 encodes these proteins:
- the LOC128203110 gene encoding neuropeptide Y receptor type 4-like isoform X2 — MAKKDFLIDHRQVLLNMYNSSDGYFDIDTPEDMEPESVRNVAIAIIGVLSIAGIIGNSLVLYVFTRQKQKLSSTIFILTLAGTDLITSMVTMPYTIALECLRYNVGHDAICKIYHILTTTTIPFSASVMVAIAVDRYLCIVHPFKNAMTIRRAKISVVVLAIGSVCLGMPLSLSYGVYKREVLTSDIFSGIIDQVHFNDGSNMSSLEGAISNISEVHIEPTNETLHSQSEDVYFMRATGICFKNLLIFGEDFFNVYQKVYSAYFAICAVIVIILYVFIYRSVLHRRRKRLHLSNSCCGFLGPIQGIQGPQVETNEHEQTEFTMLNNTAKDKDKSPTSARAGRKVKEESFRLEPREACTKNGGIDLKEAKDVTSDRADRESLVRPTGISRAKLEKLRMANTKTAVCLSVVAVTYIVAFLPAWLMALRIIPMNPIVFFMYFTYNVANPIIYAFLNQSFRNHLQSLMKC; from the coding sequence GCAGGTGCTATTGAACATGTACAATTCCTCGGACGGTTACTTTGACATCGACACCCCCGAGGATATGGAACCAGAAAGTGTTCGAAACGTCGCCATTGCCATAATTGGTGTTCTCTCCATTGCCGGAATCATTGGTAACTCGTTGGTCCTGTACGTGTTTACCAGACAGAAGCAAAAGCTCAGTTCCACCATCTTTATATTGACCCTCGCAGGAACAGATCTGATAACGTCAATGGTGACCATGCCTTACACGATTGCTCTCGAGTGTCTCAGATATAACGTCGGCCACGATGCCATATGTAAGATCTATCACATATTGACGACAACGACCATACCGTTCTCTGCATCAGTCATGGTTGCCATCGCCGTGGATAGATACTTATGTATTGTGCATCCATTCAAAAACGCCATGACAATAAGGCGAGCAAAGATATCAGTGGTAGTGTTGGCCATTGGATCTGTCTGTCTCGGAATGCCCCTTTCATTGAGTTACGGGGTTTACAAACGAGAGGTCCTAACTTCTGACATTTTCTCCGGAATAATTGACCAAGTTCATTTCAATGACGGCTCTAATATGTCATCATTAGAAGGTGCCATCTCCAACATCTCAGAAGTACACATTGAGCCAACAAACGAAACGTTACACAGCCAATCAGAAGACGTGTATTTCATGCGAGCTACCGGAATCTGTTTTAAGAACTTGTTGATCTTCGGTGAGGACTTCTTCAATGTGTATCAGAAAGTCTACTCGGCATACTTTGCCATCTGTGCAGTCATTGTGATTATTCTGTATGTCTTTATCTACCGCTCGGTCTTACACAGGCGCAGAAAACGCCTTCATCTGTCAAATAGTTGCTGTGGTTTCTTGGGACCTATCCAAGGTATACAAGGTCCCCAGGTTGAAACGAACGAACATGAACAGACTGAATTCACCATGTTGAACAATACAGCCAAAGACAAAGACAAGTCACCAACGTCTGCACGTGCTGGTAGGAAAGTGAAAGAGGAATCGTTTCGACTCGAACCAAGAGAGGCATGCACAAAGAACGGAGGCATAGATTTGAAAGAAGCTAAAGATGTCACGTCAGATAGAGCTGACAGGGAGTCACTCGTGCGGCCAACGGGCATATCAAGAGCAAAGCTAGAAAAACTGCGAATGGCCAATACTAAGACGGCAGTGTGTTTATCAGTCGTCGCTGTCACATACATCGTGGCATTTCTACCGGCTTGGTTGATGGCCCTCAGAATCATACCAATGAACCCCATAGTGTTCTTCATGTACTTCACCTACAACGTCGCCAATCCAATCATTTACGCCTTTCTGAACCAAAGCTTTAGAAATCATTTACAATCTTTGATGAAATGTTAG
- the LOC128203110 gene encoding neuropeptide Y receptor type 4-like isoform X1 produces MHAMEDPRQLDESEVDMMRQVLLNMYNSSDGYFDIDTPEDMEPESVRNVAIAIIGVLSIAGIIGNSLVLYVFTRQKQKLSSTIFILTLAGTDLITSMVTMPYTIALECLRYNVGHDAICKIYHILTTTTIPFSASVMVAIAVDRYLCIVHPFKNAMTIRRAKISVVVLAIGSVCLGMPLSLSYGVYKREVLTSDIFSGIIDQVHFNDGSNMSSLEGAISNISEVHIEPTNETLHSQSEDVYFMRATGICFKNLLIFGEDFFNVYQKVYSAYFAICAVIVIILYVFIYRSVLHRRRKRLHLSNSCCGFLGPIQGIQGPQVETNEHEQTEFTMLNNTAKDKDKSPTSARAGRKVKEESFRLEPREACTKNGGIDLKEAKDVTSDRADRESLVRPTGISRAKLEKLRMANTKTAVCLSVVAVTYIVAFLPAWLMALRIIPMNPIVFFMYFTYNVANPIIYAFLNQSFRNHLQSLMKC; encoded by the coding sequence GCAGGTGCTATTGAACATGTACAATTCCTCGGACGGTTACTTTGACATCGACACCCCCGAGGATATGGAACCAGAAAGTGTTCGAAACGTCGCCATTGCCATAATTGGTGTTCTCTCCATTGCCGGAATCATTGGTAACTCGTTGGTCCTGTACGTGTTTACCAGACAGAAGCAAAAGCTCAGTTCCACCATCTTTATATTGACCCTCGCAGGAACAGATCTGATAACGTCAATGGTGACCATGCCTTACACGATTGCTCTCGAGTGTCTCAGATATAACGTCGGCCACGATGCCATATGTAAGATCTATCACATATTGACGACAACGACCATACCGTTCTCTGCATCAGTCATGGTTGCCATCGCCGTGGATAGATACTTATGTATTGTGCATCCATTCAAAAACGCCATGACAATAAGGCGAGCAAAGATATCAGTGGTAGTGTTGGCCATTGGATCTGTCTGTCTCGGAATGCCCCTTTCATTGAGTTACGGGGTTTACAAACGAGAGGTCCTAACTTCTGACATTTTCTCCGGAATAATTGACCAAGTTCATTTCAATGACGGCTCTAATATGTCATCATTAGAAGGTGCCATCTCCAACATCTCAGAAGTACACATTGAGCCAACAAACGAAACGTTACACAGCCAATCAGAAGACGTGTATTTCATGCGAGCTACCGGAATCTGTTTTAAGAACTTGTTGATCTTCGGTGAGGACTTCTTCAATGTGTATCAGAAAGTCTACTCGGCATACTTTGCCATCTGTGCAGTCATTGTGATTATTCTGTATGTCTTTATCTACCGCTCGGTCTTACACAGGCGCAGAAAACGCCTTCATCTGTCAAATAGTTGCTGTGGTTTCTTGGGACCTATCCAAGGTATACAAGGTCCCCAGGTTGAAACGAACGAACATGAACAGACTGAATTCACCATGTTGAACAATACAGCCAAAGACAAAGACAAGTCACCAACGTCTGCACGTGCTGGTAGGAAAGTGAAAGAGGAATCGTTTCGACTCGAACCAAGAGAGGCATGCACAAAGAACGGAGGCATAGATTTGAAAGAAGCTAAAGATGTCACGTCAGATAGAGCTGACAGGGAGTCACTCGTGCGGCCAACGGGCATATCAAGAGCAAAGCTAGAAAAACTGCGAATGGCCAATACTAAGACGGCAGTGTGTTTATCAGTCGTCGCTGTCACATACATCGTGGCATTTCTACCGGCTTGGTTGATGGCCCTCAGAATCATACCAATGAACCCCATAGTGTTCTTCATGTACTTCACCTACAACGTCGCCAATCCAATCATTTACGCCTTTCTGAACCAAAGCTTTAGAAATCATTTACAATCTTTGATGAAATGTTAG